A segment of the Emys orbicularis isolate rEmyOrb1 chromosome 24, rEmyOrb1.hap1, whole genome shotgun sequence genome:
cccccgcGGATCCCCCCACCATGACCCCATTACCGAGGCGGGGCACGCTGCTCCCTGCTTCGATCATGTGACCCCCCCTGCGCGTCACCTGACCCATCGCGAGTCCCGCCCCTTCCGGGACGTCACCGCGGACCCCTAGCCCCGGTAACCATGGTAAccagccgcgcccccccccccccccgctgattTCCAGCGGAGACAGAACCATGGCAACCGCAGTGTGACCCCGCCCCGTAACCAGCAGAGACACCCCTGTCGCCGTCACCATGGCAACCACCgggacaacccccccccagcaaccCCTGTCGCCGTCACCATGGCAACCACCGGGACCTGGCCGGAgtctggggccggggctgggcggATCCGTGCCCAGGCGCTGAGCCCAGGCCCCGGGGAGCTGCTGCCCGGCCCCGGGCTCCGCCAGGCGCGGGGCGGGGGCACTCGGGGGAGCCGGGCCAGGGGCGGGCCGGGGCGGGAGGAGGCGGGCTCGGCTCGCCGGAAGcgggagcgggggctggggggaaggaagggggcggggtggggggcactctccccagcggtcagggctggccccaggggggcactagggggcgctgtggggtggggtggggggctcagtggggggcgctctccccagcagtcagggctgaccccagtggggcgctgtggggtggggtggggggctcagtggggggcgctctccccagcggtcagggctggccccagtggggcgctgtggggtggggtggggggctcagtggggggcactctccccagcggtcagggctggccccagtggggcactagggggcactgtggggtggggtggggggctcagtggggggcactctccccagcagtcagggctgaccccagtggggcgctgtggggtggggggctcagtggggggcgctctccccagcggtcagggctggccccaggggggcactagggggcgctgcggggtggggtggggggctcagtggggggggcgctctccccagcggtcagggctggccccagtggggcactagggggtgctgtggggtggggggctcagtggggggcgctctccccagcggtcagggctggccccaggggggcgctagggggcgctgtggggtggggtggggggctaaaTGGGCGGCACTCTCCCCAgcggtcagggctggccccaggagggcgctagggggcgctgtggggtggggtggggggctcagtgggggggcgctctccccagcggtcagggctggccccaggggggcactagggggcgctgtggggtggggtggggggctcagtggggggcactctccccagcagtcagggctgaccccagtggggcgctgtggggtggggtggggggctcagtggggggcactctccccagcggtcagggctggccccagtggggcgctagggggcgctgtggggtggggtggggggctcagtggggggcactctccccagcggtcagggctggccccagtggggcgctagggggcgctgtggggtggggtggggggctcagtggggggcgctctccccagcggtcagggctggccccagtggggcgctgtggggtggggtggggggctcagtggggggcactctccccagcggtcagggctggccccagtggggcactagggggcactgtggggtggggtggggggctcagtggggggcactctccccagcagtcagggctgaccccagtggggcgctgtggggtggggggctcagtggggggcgctctccccagcggtcagggctggccccaggggggcactagggggcgctgcggggtggggtggggggctcagtgggggggggcgctctccccagcggtcagggctggccccagtggggcactagggggtgctgtggggtggggggctcagtggggggcgctctccccagcggtcagggctggccccaggggggcgctagggggcgctgtggggtggggtggggggctaaaTGGGCGGCACTCTCCCCAgcggtcagggctggccccaggagggcgctagggggcgctgtggggtggggtggggggctcagtgggggggcgctctccccagcggtcagggctggccccaggggggcactagggggcgctgtggggtggggtggggggctcagtggggggcactctccccagcagtcagggctgaccccagtggggcgctgtggggtggggtggggggctcagtggggggcactctccccagcggtcagggctggccccagtggggcgctagggggcgctgtggggtggggtggggggctcagtggggggcactctccccagcggtcagggctggccccagtggggcgctagggggcgctgtggggtggggtggggggctcagtggggggcgctctccccagcggtcagggctggccccagtggggcgctgtggggtggggtggggggctcagtggggggcactctccccagcggtcagggctggccccagtggggcactagggggcactgtggggtggggtggggggctcagtggggggcactctccccagcagtcagggctgaccccagtggggcgctgtggggtggggggctcagtggggggcgctctccccagcggtcagggctggccccaggggggcactagggggcgctgcggggtggggtggggggctcagtggggggggcgctctccccagcggtcagggctggccccagtggggcactagggggtgctgtggggtggggggctcagtggggggcgctctccccagcggtcagggctggccccaggggggcgctagggggcgctgtggggtggggtggggggctaaaTGGGCGGCACTCTCCCCAgcggtcagggctggccccaggagggcgctagggggcgctgtggggtggggtggggggctcagtgggggggcgctctccccagcggtcagggctggccccaggggggcactagggggcgctgtggggtggggtggggggctcagtggggggcactctccccagcagtcagggctgaccccagtggggcgctgtggggtggggtggggggctcagtggggggcactctccccagcggtcagggctggccccagtggggcgctagggggcgctgtggggtggggtggggggctcagtggggggcactctccccagcggtcagggctggccccagtggggcgctagggggcgctgtggggtggggggctcagtgggggaggCCAAGCACCGGGATAAGACGCTGCATCGCCCGGCTGGTGGCGTGGCTGGATGCCCACCCTGCGGGCGCTGTGGCTGCTGGACCCCTGACAGGCTGGCGCCCGGGGCTGGCACCGGCACAAGCAGAAGGAGATGCTGCCCGATCTGGCCCCGGTGCCCGATCCCggtgccagcccctgcccacagcgGTGCCCAATGAtgcccccctggggcaggggtgggaggtgcAGGCCCAGCAGgtgcccatgctctgcccccggccccacctctggCTGCCTGTCAGTGCCCCGGAGTCGCCCTTCCCCAAGCGGGGCGAGCGTGCCACCTGCTGACCATGCCATGTGACCTGTGCTGACCTCTGACCTCAcaccctgctgcctctgcccccccaATCCAGCATTTCCGAAACTCGTCAaatcacctgtgtgtgtgtgtggggggggtgcacagGTAATACTCCCTGTGCTTTGAATTCAGTGGTTAAGGGGGGGCAATGGGGGCTGGGAACACAGGGCATGGGGGGCACGGGGGCCTCAGATGTCAGGGATCTGTTGGCACTGGGAAGGGGGAGTTGGGAGAGTGGGGGGTGATTACCTCCCCCTCCCTTGGACAGGTAGGTGGGAGAGTCGGGGGCTGCTCCCCTGGATGATGCCAACCCCCTTTGCCCCATGGCTACCGGGGAGAGGCCAGGGAGGCCCTGCCAGGCTAGGAGGGGTTAAGGAGCtgtcacatggggggggggggcagaaccaCGTGCCTCCCCGCCCAGCTGGAGTTGCGGAAGCAAAACCCAGGGCAGGGCCAGCTGCAACCCCAGGGTGAGTGCTGCAGGCCCGGATTCgaacccagctctgggagaggagtggggttggTGGGTTAGAACGGGGGGctcagagtcaggactcctgggttctctccctggctcggggaggAGGGGTTCCAGCGGTGAgtgccgggagccaggactcctggattctaacTCTGGctcaaggtggggaggggggtccaGCAGTGAGgaccaggagccaggactcctgggttctctgctcaCAGTCCCCGCtttgccccccagcctgggatgGACGTGGGTGCCTATCTCTCCCGGATCGGGTACCAGGGCCCGACGGAGCCCACCCTGGAGACGCTGCGGGGGCTGCACCGTTGCCACCTGTTCTCGGTGCCCTTTGAGAGCCTGAGCGTGCACTGTGGGGAGCCCATCACCCTGGCGCTGCCCCTGCTCTACGACAAGATCGTCCGGCGGCGGCGCGGCGGCTTCTGCTACGAGAACAACGGGCTCTTCCTGTGGCTGCTGCGGGCGCTGGGCTTCTGCGTCGTGGGGCTGGCCGGCCGCGTCCGGAACCGCTTCACCGGGCGCCTCGGGCCGCCCTGCGACCACCTGGTGCTGCTGGCCCGGCTGGGGGGCCAGCGCTTCCTGTGCGATGTGGGCTTCGGGGACGGCTTCCTGGAGCCCctgcggctggagccgggcctggAGCAGCCGCAGGAGGGCGGCACCTTCCGGCTGGGCCTGGCGGGGGGCGTCTGGGCGCTGGAGCGGCTGTGGGCGCCGGGCGAGGAGGGGCAGATGCTCTACACCTTCACGCTGGAGGAGCGGGAGCTGGGAGACTTCGCCGCCATGTGCTGCTACCACCAACAGGCCCCCAGGTCCATCTTCGCCTGCAAGTCCTTCTGCAGCCTGCCCCAGCCGGGCGGCGGCCACCTCACCTACATGGGCTGGCGCCTCATCGCCACGCGGGGCGGGGAGCGCACGGagacccccctgcagccccacgaGATCCCCGCCCTGCTGCAGAGCGCCTTTGGGGCCCAGCTGAGCGGGACCCTGGTGCCCAAGGACCAGGACATACAGTCATCCCCcgagggggaggagatggggccaGCTCCCCCCCACTGAATGAAGGAGCTCCGAGAAATGAGGTGGGGGGACCCAGAGACAcccctgggtgcccagctctgacagCTGTCGGGAGGGTGAGCTGTAAAACAGGCCGGCCAGGGCAGAAacctggctgggggggagctgctgggcccAAAGggaagaacgggggggggggggggggggctgggagccaggactcctggcttctatccccagctccgggtggggagcagggtctagtgggttggggcagaactggggcccaggactcctgggttccatggcTGGCTGGGACACAAACTCTGTGTGATCCTGGGTGGGTCCATCCCTGCTGCCTATCGAGCATGTGAGCTCTGTGGGTGCAGGGCCTGTCTCACGCTGAGCAGCGagggggccctgagccctgggggcaGGGTCCGGCGCGGTGCCAGTCGCTCTGGCCCCACAGCTGTGTCCGCCCTCCCCCTCTCCACAAGTAAAAGGCAAGAGGCTCAGGACCGACGGCTcggttcatttatttatttatttcataaaaGCAGCTTCGCCCCCCTCAGTGCAGGGGATAAACGCCCCTAAAGTCCCCTATTTACAGAACAGGCCAGCGgggctgggtctgggtctgggtctAGGCCTCGCTGACATGACGGGCAGGCTCCGGGCCATGCctaggtgcagggggtgggggcagggccgtgcccagctgctgcagggggtaGGAAGGGGGATCCCCCGGGCTCAGGGACAGCAGCAGCCGGCTCCGTGCTCAGCTGTGGGGAGGCATCccgcggggggggctgggggagggctagGCCCAGGCCTCCATTGGGCTCCATGGCCAGCTATGCAGGGGCATCCCGGGGGGGGCTAGGCCCAGGCCTCAATGACGTCGTCAGGCTCCATGCCCAGCTGCTCGGGCGTGCGGGTCCCCGCCAGGCGCTGCCCGTCGAAGAAGAAGCGGAGCTGGCGGCCACCCAGCCCCATGGCCTCCTGGTAGCGCTCCATCAGCCGGTGCAGCGGCTCCgcctgccgggggtggggggttagcgGGGTGGGGGCACACGCCGCAGACATGCCTGGGAGGGGGCACTACAGGGActggccccagcatccctcccaaaGCAGCCCCAGGAGGAGAGGGGCCTGCCCTAGACTAGCCACCCCCCCCCGACTGCGCCAGCCCCCCCTCAgccaacagcccctccccctccctgaggcTGTGacaacccccacctccccctccctctgcaaacAGCACCTCACAGCCCCCTGGCATGGCCCCTCCCCCTGTAGGTGCCCCCCCAGATGGTGCCCCCCCTTACCCTGGGCACGTTGAGTGTGAGCTGTGAGTCCTTCTCCTGGCCTCGCACGGTCAGACGTAGCTCCCcagggcccggcccggcccccggctctcCCTCGCCCTGCGGCTCCCCGGCTGCCATGTCCACCACGCAATCTGCAGGGGACAGACGGAGACAGAGAGAGCGCGAGGGGCGGGCAGCTGGGGGCGCTGCACTGATCACTCCTGTTACCCCCCGTCCCGGGTTGGGGGACCCCCACTGATGTcagaccccccgcccccagcccagggggcACAGCATGCACTTCGGGGCCTGTAACCCAATTTCCGCTACCGGCTGCGGGCTCGTCAGCTGGCCGCCATGGAGCAGGAGAGAGGCCTGGTGCGTGGGGCGACCATGAGCCACCAGTGGGAGGCGGCCATGGGGGAGGCAAGGGGACCCCAGGACGGCTCAGGTGGATGCACAGAGATGCTGTCGGGACAGCTCCGCTGGAAAGCCGTGTGCAGCATCGGGCGTCCCCAGAACACAGAAATGTGGGGCGGGAAGGGACCTCGACGGGGTCAccgcgcccagcccctggccaggcaAACCTGGGCCGGCcttgacagctgtttgtccaacctgttcttagacACCTCCAGTGCGGGGGACTCCCCAACCTCCCTCAGCCTGTTCCAGGCCGAGCTCCCCCCCTTACGGTTAGACACTGGTTCCTAATATacgacctaaatctccctggctgtggACGGAGCCCATCACTGCCTGTCCTGCCTCCAGCGAACACGGAGAATAACTGATCCCTGTGACGAACGGGGAATTTTCTGTAGCATCTGTAGGGGTCTCAcgcctgcctcggtttcccctataCTTTGCATGGCTACCCAGTGCCAGGGGAGGACtaagtttgctctcagggcagcctAAGACACGGGGTATGCGCATCACTGCCCTGGCTGGTGGAACGAACAGtcattaaggaactggctgaaaccGCCCCAGATCAGTAGTGGGGCCAGAGAGCTGATGGCAGCGCTCCTGACTCCTGGCCCCACACTCTCAGCGGGAAGCTGGGCACAGACCCCGGCTGGGGaaccaggggctgggaggggcgaGGTGGACGCTGGGGGCTCTCACCCGGGAACAGACTCAGGAATGAAGTCAGAGAGCGAGTGAGCGAGACAGAGCCTGCCCCGAGGGGCTCCCCACAGCCTggcggggctctgggctgagcagaACGGACTGGGCTGTAACCTGCACCCCTCTGCGCTACCCTAAGGGGTCCCTGTGCCGTGGCCAGCTAACTAACACACCAGACTGCATGCCAGCGCTGTGGGGCTGTCCCTGCCACGCTGGGcgagggacaccatcccagcaGCGTGGGCACGTCTCTGCCAGGGTCTGGCTCAGCGGGACTCGCTGGGCAGAGCTCACGGGGGAAGCAGGAGGCTGCAGCCCAGAGGTTCAGTCCAAGGCGGTGAGGCCGCGTGGCCGAGCCTGGCGGGAGGGAGACCCCAGGGGGTCTGGCACATGGACGGGATTTCCCGTGGCTCCGATACCAGCCCTCGCTAGAGCTGACCCCTCCAGCTGCTTGGCTCTAAACTCACCGGGGTTTTAACCTTCCTCGGGTCAGGGTTTCGGACCCCGGCTCTGGACTCTCCCCTTTGTCCCCACTTGGCTAACGCCCGGTGCCCAGAGCTGCCCCCGGCATTCCAGCTGGGCCTGCCCAGCGCGCATGGGACAGCTCCCGCCCGTGTCTCACATACAGCGCTGCTGCTCACACCCCCAGCCGAGAGCCGCCTGTCCCACGACCGCGGCCCGTCCGCgcctgccccactctgcccacaGACCCTGCCCCGCAGCGAGGCCCCAGTTTGCATCTGTGCCAAGAgaagccccctgcccctcactcaCCGATGATGTCGGCCacgcccaggcccaggccctggggggtGCTGCCGGGGGGCAGCTCTGTGTctcgcagcagcagcaggatctgCTCCGGCCGGACCTGCAGCCTCCCGGCCATGTGCTCCACCACCGCCTGCAGGGGCTGTGACTGCGCCGGGggaggggacagtcagggagGGACGGGGGACAGCCCGGCTCAGCCTGGCAGCCTGCTGGGCTGTTCGGGGCCAGcgtgagccaggcagcagggctggcacGGCAGGTGCCAATCGCCTGGTACATTCACCCCCGAGTGACTCCAGCTGGACCCATACAGTCCCTGAGCCATTTCCGAGAGATCCAGTGTCGGGCAGTTCCGCCGCCCCCTGCAATCAGTCTTAATCCCACCCCGTCCTCCCAcctctacactgggggggtgaaCCAGCCCCTTGACACCCTTCCTCCACCTGGCCGCTGTCCTGCCCCGGCACCTCCCATGCCCTACCCACACCCGCCCGAGCGGTGCGCTCTGTGATCTGCGCTCTGCCTTCCCAGAGATCCTCCGCCCCGCAAGGGCATGGCCGGGGTCTGCACGCTGGGGCAGGGGCTAGCTCAGAGCCCggctgtgggggcagggttggAGATACAGTGTCtgcgggggggggaaaggttgtgGGGCTGGGCGGTGGCATGGGGGGATATATACGGCCTGCACAGGGGCCCGGCACACgttgaggggatggggggctcactctccagccacatggggaaatggaaaagctgagaggtgggggtgcagggggtgggggtgggggtcactcACCGTCTCCATGGCGACGCGGTGGATCTCGGCCCGGCACCGCACCTTGAGCTGCAGCTGCCGGGGCGCGGGGGATGGGGGCGGCTCCACCAGGATCACGTCGTCCTCGGACGGCTCCTCCCGCAGGCTTCGCTGGGCGGCCGAGAGCCACGTGCTGAGACCCCGCAGCTTGCGCGCCAcctccctggggggcagggccgttAGAGCCCCCACAGATCCCTGTgccccacagacaccccccccacctccctggggggcagggccattAGAGCCCCCACAGATCCCTGTGCCCCacagacacccccacacacacctccctgggggcagggccatcAGACCctcacagacccctgtgccccacagacaccccccccacctccctgagggGCAGGGCCGTTAGAGCCCCCACAGATCCCTGTgccccacagacaccccccccccacctccctggggggcagggccgttAGAGCCCCCACAGATCCCTGTGCCCCacagacacccccacacacacctccctggggggcagggccatcAGACCCCACAGATCCCTgtgccccacagaccccccccacacctccctggggggcaggggccatcAGACCctcacagacccctgtgccccacagacaccccccccacctccctgagggGCAGGGCCATCAGACCctcacagacccctgtgccccacagaccccccccccccccatacacacacacctccctggGGTCAGGGACCATCAGATCCCTGACAGactccccccattccccacctccaGAGACTCCCCAGACAGATCCCCCCCAGAGACCCTCCCCGCTCTCTACAAGGGAGGTGCCCCCCAGAGAACCTGTCCCTCAATTCCCCAACTCCTGCCGGGGCAGAGATTccagcagagacccccccacccagcctgaacaccccccccacatCCGGGCAGCTACTCACCGTCGGGTCCGGCCCCTCTGCCTGCGTgtgggctgtggtgggggaggaggagagggggactCGTCCCggaccctgagagagagagagtgagcaagCAAGCACGCAGGGGGTGAGATGGGGGCTGTTGTGAAGGGGGCCTGGGAAGCTGTGCCCCATAAGTGACCCCCCCCCAGGGGACAGACCCCAAAGCCAGAGGCCACAGAGCCTGAGCCATGCCCCCATCTCCCCTTTACAGCCCTACCCCCATATACCCCCATGgtaaccctgcccccaccccccattagagccctccccccaccccccatatatCCCCATGgtaaccctgcccccaccccccattagaGCCCTCCCCCCATATATCCCCATGgtaaccctgcccccaccccccattagagccctgtcccctccccccatacgcCCCCCACGGTAACCGTGCCGCAGTCCCCCCCACCTACGTTctcgctgccccctgctgctgcGGCTCGTCCTCCGGCCAGTCAGTGCAGGGGCCCTGGGGGAGGCGTGGGGCGTGaggccgctccggccgggggggcGTGACAGGGCCAATCTCATCGACGTCCAGATCcgcccctgggggggaggggagacagcagctGTGACGGCCAGGCAGggggcacctctccccacagctgccccccaAAGACAAACCCCCATCCAGTGCACGTACCCCGACCCCCCCAAACACATCTCCCCACACATCCAGCACACAGCCACACATTAACGGAACTGGCTCCTGATATTGCAAGCCCAACACCAAGGATTTTAATGactctgtaaactcgggggtcgTACCTATGACTGGAGAGCTGCTAATATAGCTcctgtttttaagaaagggaaaaaaacgtGATCCGGGAAACTCCAGGCCTgctagtttgacctcaattgtacgCAAGGACTTGGAACCAATTTTGAAAGAGGAAGTTGTTAAGGACATGGGGTGAACGGTAACTGAGATAAACTACAACAGGGTTTTACAAAAGGTGGATCCTGCCAGACCACCCTgagctccttctttgagaagagagCTGATGTTTTAGACAAAGGAAGTGCAGTGGATCCAATCTACCCGGATGTCCGGAAGGCTTTGGAtccagttccacatgggaaactaTTCGTTACATTGGAGAAGAGGGGGATTGATAGGAGAACTGAAAGATGggtaagaactggttaaaggggagactgcaaccaGTCCTATTGAAAGGTGACCTGTCAGGCtgaagggaggttactagtggaattcctcaaggatcGTCTTGGGACcaaccttatttaacatttttattacacctgtcgattaattgcagttaactcacgcaattaactcaaaaaaatgtcatcgcgattaatcacagttttaatcacactgttaaacaatagaataccaattgaaatttattaaatattttggatggttttctacattttcctatatattgtattttctgtattgtaattgaaatcaaagtgtacagttttttttttataaatgtttgcactgtaaaaatgacaaacaaaagaaagagtatttttc
Coding sequences within it:
- the LOC135893997 gene encoding arylamine N-acetyltransferase 2-like translates to MDVGAYLSRIGYQGPTEPTLETLRGLHRCHLFSVPFESLSVHCGEPITLALPLLYDKIVRRRRGGFCYENNGLFLWLLRALGFCVVGLAGRVRNRFTGRLGPPCDHLVLLARLGGQRFLCDVGFGDGFLEPLRLEPGLEQPQEGGTFRLGLAGGVWALERLWAPGEEGQMLYTFTLEERELGDFAAMCCYHQQAPRSIFACKSFCSLPQPGGGHLTYMGWRLIATRGGERTETPLQPHEIPALLQSAFGAQLSGTLVPKDQDIQSSPEGEEMGPAPPH
- the NFATC2IP gene encoding NFATC2-interacting protein gives rise to the protein MGGSDLGARAMAEQVGPAPPPIYVGGSSSSDSEGELVRPPRGAAGQPRPKRRRVLCSTEIPAVPVYSNKVNSSFQLCPAELRQEVPALQWQGGADLDVDEIGPVTPPRPERPHAPRLPQGPCTDWPEDEPQQQGAARTVRDESPSPPPPPQPTRRQRGRTRREVARKLRGLSTWLSAAQRSLREEPSEDDVILVEPPPSPAPRQLQLKVRCRAEIHRVAMETSQPLQAVVEHMAGRLQVRPEQILLLLRDTELPPGSTPQGLGLGVADIIDCVVDMAAGEPQGEGEPGAGPGPGELRLTVRGQEKDSQLTLNVPRAEPLHRLMERYQEAMGLGGRQLRFFFDGQRLAGTRTPEQLGMEPDDVIEAWA